The Eubacterium sp. MSJ-33 genomic sequence GTGATTGCAATCTTGGCAATCTGTGCCAGAAGAAGTGTGCTGAAGACGAGGGATAACCCAAGTAAATTCGCCACTGGAGTCGAACTTGCCGTAGAATCACTGATTAAGTTCGTCAACAGTACGATGGGAAAAGAAGCAGGTAAGCATTATATCAATTACATCGGAACTTTGTTCATATTTGTACTTTTTTCGAACATATCCGGCTTATTTATGCTCAGGCCGCCGACCGCGGATTACGGAACGACGCTCTGTATCGCTCTTGTATCATTTGTCATGATACAGTATGCATCCATTCGTTACCAGAAATGGGGTGCATTTAAGAGTCTGTTCGATCCGATATTCCTGTTCTTCCCGATTAACGTAATCAGTGAGTTTGCCACACCGGTATCACTGTCACTGCGTTTGTTCGGTAACATTCTGGCAGGAACCGTTATGATGGCACTTTACTATGGTATGCTGCCAATATTTGTAAAGATAGGTATCCCATCAGCACTGCATGTGTACTTCGATTTGTTCTCAGGTGTGATCCAGGCGTATGTATTCTGTATGCTGACGATGACATTTGTTGCAAATAAGCGAAATGTAGAAGGGTAATAACATTTTAATATCAAGAATTGGAGGAATTATTTCATGAATACTATTACAGGTGAAACAATTATCAACGCTGCATCCGCAATCGGTGCAGGTATTGCAGTTTGTTCCGGTATCGGTCCCGGTATCGGTCAGGGTATCGCTGCCGGCTACGGTGCTTCCGCAGTTGGACGTAACCCGGGTGCAAAGGGTGACATCATGTCAACGATGCTTCTTGGACAGGCGGTAGCCGAGACAACCGGTCTGTATGGTCTGGTTGTATCACTTCTTCTGATGTTCGTTAAGCCTTTCAAGTAAGAACAAAATTAGGAGGAGTAAAATATGACAGGAATTGCAAATATCGCGCTTCTGTCAGAGGAGACGGGCCGTATCTTCGGTCTGGATGCGCAGCTTCTGTTCGATATACTGGTACAGGGACTTGCGGTATTTCTGCTCTTCATCTTTCTGACTTATGTGCTGATCAATCCGGTGCGCAAGGTGCTCGAGGACAGACAGAACAAGATCAAGGATGACCTTTCTCATGCGGCGACAGACCGCGAGGAGGCAGAGAAGCTTCGTGCAGAGTATGATGAAAAAATCAAAAATGCGAACAGCGAAGCGGGTGAGATCCTTTCTTCCGCAAGAAAACGTGCGGTGAAGAACGAGGAGAACATTATTGCCGAGGCGAAGGAAGAAGCAGGACGCATTATCGACAGAGCAAACAGTGAAGCCAAACTTGAAAAAGAACGTGTGAAGGATGAGGTGAAACAGGAGATCATCGGTGTGGCAACCGCAATGGCAGGAAAATTTGTTGCATCCTCTCTTGATGAGAACACACAGGCTTCTCTGATTGATGAGACGCTGAAAGAGATGGGTGATGATACATGGCGAAACAAGTAGAAACAACCTATGGAGATGCACTTTTGGAACTTGCCTTGGAAGAAGGCAGTCTGAATATGCTCTATGAAGAAGCGCAGGCTCTTGTGACAGTGTTACAGGAAAACGAAGAATTGCTCCGCATTCTCAAGCATCCACAGATTGATAAGGACGAGAAGCGGAAGATAGTGGATAACATCTTCAAAGACCGCATATCGAAGGATATGGTTGGATTGTTCGGCATCATGGTTGAGAAAGATCATGGCAGCAAGATTGTAGATGTGCTTCACTATTTTATCAGACAGGTAAAACGAGTAAAAAATATAGGAGTTGCAAGTGTGACAAGTGCGGTTGCACTTACCGGTGCACAGAAAGCATCAATCGAAAAGCG encodes the following:
- the atpB gene encoding F0F1 ATP synthase subunit A; its protein translation is MRSGFATGIQVISNSSEDVDFYIHELYPVHFFGTTVYITTTHVCTFIVLLVIAILAICARRSVLKTRDNPSKFATGVELAVESLIKFVNSTMGKEAGKHYINYIGTLFIFVLFSNISGLFMLRPPTADYGTTLCIALVSFVMIQYASIRYQKWGAFKSLFDPIFLFFPINVISEFATPVSLSLRLFGNILAGTVMMALYYGMLPIFVKIGIPSALHVYFDLFSGVIQAYVFCMLTMTFVANKRNVEG
- the atpE gene encoding ATP synthase F0 subunit C is translated as MNTITGETIINAASAIGAGIAVCSGIGPGIGQGIAAGYGASAVGRNPGAKGDIMSTMLLGQAVAETTGLYGLVVSLLLMFVKPFK
- the atpF gene encoding F0F1 ATP synthase subunit B; this encodes MTGIANIALLSEETGRIFGLDAQLLFDILVQGLAVFLLFIFLTYVLINPVRKVLEDRQNKIKDDLSHAATDREEAEKLRAEYDEKIKNANSEAGEILSSARKRAVKNEENIIAEAKEEAGRIIDRANSEAKLEKERVKDEVKQEIIGVATAMAGKFVASSLDENTQASLIDETLKEMGDDTWRNK
- the atpH gene encoding ATP synthase F1 subunit delta, with translation MAKQVETTYGDALLELALEEGSLNMLYEEAQALVTVLQENEELLRILKHPQIDKDEKRKIVDNIFKDRISKDMVGLFGIMVEKDHGSKIVDVLHYFIRQVKRVKNIGVASVTSAVALTGAQKASIEKRLLETTDFASMEVTYTVDASIIGGLVIRIDDRVVDSSIKTKIETMSKALAQS